CTGTTGTTACTGTAGAGCCGGCATTAAAACCCAAAGCTGTGTTATAATCATCCGTACTATTTTCGAGTGCATGATGCCCAACCGCTGTGTTCTGTTTTCCACCTAAGTTCGACGTTAATGCATCATATCCAAAAGCTGAGTTCTCACGACCGTTTGTATTTGAGCTGAGAGAGTTAACACCACTTGCTGTATTTTCATAACCGCTAGTATTAGAATAAAGAGATCTATATCCGTTTGCAATGTTATTACTCCCTGAAGTATTATTAAAAAGAGTTCTGGACCCGATAGCAGTATTGTAATTACCAGTATTGCTTGATAGTGTAGTAGAACCTCTAAGTGCCTCAAAACCTACAGCTACATTTCTATTATCAAAAAAAGAAGATGTATTATTTGCATTTGACATTGCATAAAAACCAATTGCTGTAGCACCCGAACCGGCTATATTAGAATAAAGTGCATGCATTCCTATTGCCGTGTTATTTGTACCAATTGTGTTAGAATAAAGTGAAGAACCACCATTCGCAGTATTATTAGCTCCAGATATATTTGAATAAAGCGACTGATATCCATTTGCTATATTCCCAGATCCGGAAGTATTTGAATAAAGTGCTTGGGTTCCGCAAGCTATATTTTGAGTTCCAAAATTATTACTCCTAAGCGTCTGATAACCAATAGCAGTATTTGCATTTCCGGTATTATTACTTGGTGATGTTGAACCCAAAAGTGATTCATAACCTACGGCAACATTATAATTATCAAAAGCAGTGATATTATTGTTTGCAAAACGCATTGCTCCATAACCAATTGCAGTAGCTCTTGAACCAGCTATATTATAATAAAGGGATACTCCTCCGAATGCAGTATTATAATTTCCTGTCATATTGTATTTAAGAGCAGAACTCCCAGTTGATGTATTTCCTATTCCACTTGTATTGGCATTAAAAGCATCATTGCCAACAATAGTATTCCCATTTCCACCATCATCCGAATTGCCGGCACCACTTCCAAGAAATAAACTTGAACCATCATACTTTGCATCAGTTAAATCGTCAATTTCTTGTACTCCTGTTCCAAGTGATATGCCATTAAAATTTAAACTTCCCCCAACATTATATAATTTATTTGTTGTTGCTGTTGGAGCAGAACCTGAAGGTAAAGTAATAGAGCCAACATTACTACCTTCATCTGTTATAGTTATTATTGCGTTACCACTTTCATTCTTAAAATTAATTACATCATTGATGGAATTTGGCTGGTTAATCTTGTCTGCTGAAGTTTTTTTCTGATCTTTTTTTAAGTCTTGCGAATTTGTGATTATATTAATCTGGAAGATTATAATAAAAATAAAAATTGCTTTTCTCATTTTTCTATCTCCATTTATTTATAACAAATCTTCTTGATATCATCTTTATTAACGATTAATTTAATATCAGAATAATAATTCTTATTTATTGACTATAGGATTCAATTACATATAAATCTATTCTTTTCAAAATGTAATTTATTTCAGATTTTTTTATTTCTCTAATTACTTAAATTATTATACAATCCACTTAGATAATAATTTAACAAAGGATGTTATAACTATATCTATAATTTTCAATTGATTATCCAAATTCCTTCAAAGAATAAATCATATACATGAAACAGAATGATATGTCTGATTTAAAATAATTAAAATGAGATGTGATGTCAAGTTTAAAAACATTAAATATTCAGATATTCTAAATAAATCTAAACTTTTGATTTCAGTATTTTTTTATTTGTTTAATATGTTGTTAGAAAATATTCTGTTTATTTATAAAAATTATCCGTTTACATTTTGGTAAATTTTGAATAAACTATTTTGAATTAACAATAAAAACTTAACTATGAAAAAGAAAATATCACTAATGTTATTCTTTATTACTGCTATTCTACTTTCACAGCAGCAATCAAAATATGAACATCTAAGTGAATTAAGTTTAAGAGAATCATTGCTTCCTATTCGTCCCGGTGGCTTTGATAATCAACCTTTCTGGAATGAAAAAGCAAAAATGTTTATTTATGCACCATCATTTAATTTTAGTAATTCTAGCTGGATTGTATCAAATCCAAAATATTATAAGTACACTGCGGTTTCATTTAAAGATGAGAAAGAATATATTTTTACCGCATCAACTCCTTTTGAACCTTTAACAAAAATTTGGAGCGAAATTCCAATTGGTGAAGTTTATTTAAAAGTTGAAGCTTTTAGTGATGATGAAAAAGATTACGTACTTGCCGGAAGTCGTTTGTTTCATAAAGCCGCATCATTCTCACCGCCTTATCCAAAAGCAAAATACTCGTTCAAAGTTGCACTTGAAAAAGGATTACACTTTATTTATAACCAATCACATATAAAACAGTGGTTAGTTACAAACAAACCAAACCACGATGAACACAAATTATATTGCTATTCTGCTCTCGAAGTTGGGAGTGTTATAAATTCAATGCTGTTATTCAATAAGCATTTTCCCGAAAATGATACATCTTTAATAATAGCAAAAATAGCGGCAGATTATTTAATTCAAAACGCCGAAACAAAAAGTAGCCCTTTGGAATTTTTTCCTCAAGTTTATGAAGGAAATAATCTAACAGCCGGGAAATTTGGGAATGAAATAATTATGACTGAACCGGCGTCAACTGGAAAATCATTTCTTGAACTTTATGAAAGAACGAAAGAAATGAAATATTTTGAAGCTGCAAAACGTATTGCAGATACATATTTAAAGACACAACTTACATCCGGAACATGGAATATCAGACTTGAGAAAAAATCGGGAAAGCCGGTTACCGATGAACTTTGCATTCCAATCAAAATTACAGATTTTCTTAATTTATTTGTCAAAAATTATAAACTTACTCAGTATCAAAAAGCAATAGATAAGGCAATTAATTGGATTTTGGAAAATCCGGTTAAGACTTTTAATTGGACTGGACAATTTGAAGATGTTGCAGCAGTTAAACCTTATCAAAATCTCACCAAATATGAGGCTTCATGGTTTGCACAATATCTTCTAAATAATTTTAAAGATTCATTAAGCATTAATTTAGCTAAAGAATTAATTGCCTTTTGCGAGGATCAGTTTGTCGTTTGGGAGAATCCTAATATTTATGATAATTGGGGAAATTCCTCAAATCAGTGGCATACACCAGCAGTACTTGAACAGTATAATTGTTATGTTCCAATTGATGCAAGTGCTGTTCAAATGATAAATACTTTTTTTCTTGCATATAAAAAAACTAATGAAATTATTTATTACGAAAAAGCTTTAGCTCTTGCTAATAGCCTTGTTAACACTCAAAAAGAAGATGGAATGATACCGACTTTCTGGGTACCTGGGTTTACTGAATTCTGGAATAATTGCATGGTAAGTAGTTTAACAATGTTAGATATGATTTTTATTTTTAATGAAACTTATTAATTGAAATATTTTTTACTTAATTTTTTAACAAATTAATTAGAGTTCACTAAATTTAATAAAATTATAATTCATAAATTGTAAATGCTATGTGATAAAATGATTTGTTTATTTTGTTAGTCTAAAACCAAATTCAGAATTCTATTTTCAATCCTTATCAGCATTTTAACTTGTTTCTATACTAATTCCTTTATAATGATATTAAATCTTCTTTCTTGATAAAATATTCTATAATTAAAACTAAAATCATTGAAAATAACAAAGATACTTTTTGCATTATTGCCAATAATCCCCAATCCCCCGAACCATATAAAAATAAAGTAAAATAAAAAGTTAATAAGCAAACTACATTGAAGATTTTAAATAAATGAAGTTTAGACTTAAGAATAAACACTGTAATATAAAATATGCCAAGCAATGATAATGTGCTCGAAATTGTTACCATAATATCATGCAAGGGCGTTGCAATTAGGAAATTAAATATTATGTTTGCTGTTCCCACATATTTTAAGACATTTTTACTGTGTTTATGAGGTAT
The nucleotide sequence above comes from Ignavibacteriota bacterium. Encoded proteins:
- a CDS encoding tail fiber domain-containing protein, with product MRKAIFIFIIIFQINIITNSQDLKKDQKKTSADKINQPNSINDVINFKNESGNAIITITDEGSNVGSITLPSGSAPTATTNKLYNVGGSLNFNGISLGTGVQEIDDLTDAKYDGSSLFLGSGAGNSDDGGNGNTIVGNDAFNANTSGIGNTSTGSSALKYNMTGNYNTAFGGVSLYYNIAGSRATAIGYGAMRFANNNITAFDNYNVAVGYESLLGSTSPSNNTGNANTAIGYQTLRSNNFGTQNIACGTQALYSNTSGSGNIANGYQSLYSNISGANNTANGGSSLYSNTIGTNNTAIGMHALYSNIAGSGATAIGFYAMSNANNTSSFFDNRNVAVGFEALRGSTTLSSNTGNYNTAIGSRTLFNNTSGSNNIANGYRSLYSNTSGYENTASGVNSLSSNTNGRENSAFGYDALTSNLGGKQNTAVGHHALENSTDDYNTALGFNAGSTVTTGTNLTLIGIDANPSSGTATNQITLGNQFVSSLRCNVQSISSLSDERDKKNIQDLTLGLDFITKLKPRQFNWDKREWYEGNISNGSKMKQETTAGFIAQELDEAQTTENAEWLNLVLKDNPEKWEATPGNLLPIIVKAIQELNKKIEALEKENEKLENQLTLITEVNN